ACGCGAAGACGATCATCGCCGCCACCAGCGACGACGATGTCAACCTGCTGGTTTCCCAGCTTGCAGACGCCCACTTCGACGTCGAAGACGTGATTGCTCGGGTGAACGATCCCGAAAACGTTCGGCCCTTCGAAGATCTGGGCGTCCAGACGATCTCGTCGTCGATGGCGACGGCCTGGGCGATCGACAACCAGATCGAACGCCCGGCGATCGCCAACTGGATGACAGATACGAATCGGTTCGGCGACGTACAGGAGGTGACGGTCACGAACGAGGAGATACTCGGTCGCCCCCTCCGAGAGGTTGGGCCGGAACTCCCCGAGTCCTGTCTGGTCGCGCTCGTTAGTCGCGACGGCGAGACCATCGTTCCGGACGCCGACTATACGATCGAGTCCGGTGACAAGGTGACGCTCCTCGGGAAAGACGACGCCGTCCGCGAGGGGATGGACTTTTGTCGAGAGCAGTGAGTCGATTTCGGCCAACACTTATGAGCCCACACCTGGAGTGTGCTTCCCGATGAGTACTGGTGGAGTGCTCGCCGATATCGCGATCATCGCTCTCGCTTCCGGAGTGATCTGGCTCGGGAGCGGCTGGCTCGAACAAGCCAGCGACCGCTTGGCCGCCTACTACGGCCTCCCACAGGTTGTCCAGGGGGCTATCGTCGTCGCCGTCGGGTCGAGCATGCCCGAACTCGCAACCGTCGTGATCGCCGGGCTGAGCGGCTCGCTGGCCATCGGGGTCGGCGGGATCGTCGGCTCGGCGATCTTCAACGTTCTCGTCATCCCCGGGCTCGCGGGGTTGTTGACCGACGACCCGATCGAGTCCAACCGGACGCTCGTCTACAAGGAGGCCCAGTTCTACATGCTCGCCGTCTCGGCGCTGTTGATCACGTTTGCGTTGGGCGTCATCTACTACCCCGCCGGCGACGGCTTGGAAGGGACGATCACCCGGCCCCTCGCATTGCTTCCCTTGGCGCTGTACGGACTGTACGTCTTCATCCAGTATCAGGACACGGCCGATCACGTACCGGGTGAAGACGGTCCCGTGAACGTCGATCCGAAACGACAGTGGGGCTGGCTCGGGGCTGGCTTGCTCGCTATCGTCGGGGCGGTACACTTCCTCGTCGAGGCTGTCTCTTCGTTGGGCGTCACCTTCGGCGTGCCGGAGTTCCTGCTTGGCGTGACGATCGTCGCTGGCGCGACCAGCCTGCCGGACTCGCTGGTCAGCGTTCGGGCGGCCCGCGCCAATCGGCCGGTCGCGTCGCTGGCGAACGTCCTCGGCTCGAACACCTTCGATCTGCTGGTGGCGATTCCCGTCGGGGTGCTCCTCGTCGGCGAGGAGACGATCGACTTCGCGATGGCCGTTCCGATGTTCGGCGTGCTCACCGTGGCGACGATCGCGCTCTTTACGGTCCTCCGGACGGACCTCTCGCTGTCGGATCGGGAAGCGATCGGACTGCTGGGGATCTACGTGCTGTTCGTCGGCTGGGTGATCCTCGAAACTCTCGACGTCGGCATCGATCTACTGCCAAACACCTAAAATAGTCCGTCGTCGCTTCTCAAACGGCAGATTCGTCGGCTTCGACAGCCGGTTCGTCGATGTAGCGATCCTTCCAGGTGCCCCGGAGGAACCACGCGACGCCGATGACCGCGCCGAGGATATTGCCGAGGGCCATGCCGACCCAGACGCCGGTCGCACCCCACTCGAAGACGAACACGAGCGCGTAGACGCTTCCGACACGACCGATCCACAGTGTCAAAATGGAGATGACCATTGCCGTCCGAGTGTTACCCGCGCCACGGAACGCGCCGAGGATGACTTGACTGACGCCGATAAACGCGAACTCGACCGACCGAATCTGGACGTACTCGACGCCGTTTGCGATCGTCGCGGCCGCGTCCGGAACGTCACCCATGAACACGGCGATGATGGGTTCAGTGAACAGCACAGCGATCACGGCGACGACTGTCATCACCGCCGCGCCAGTCCCGGCGGCCAGCCAGGTCGCCCGCGAGGCCCGATCGGCCCGGTCGGCCCCGAGGTTCTGGCCGACCATCGTATCGATGGCTCGGCCCAGTCCCATCGCCGGCAGGAAAACCAACGAGATAAGTCGGTTGCCAAGCCCGTAGGCGGCGACGATCGGCGGCGAAAACGTGACGATCATCGCCGTCAGCGTGATCATCGCCAGGGCGCTGGTCGATTGTTCGACCATACTCGGGGTCCCCAGGCGAACAATGTCCTCGATGACGCCAAAGTCGGGCCGGAGATGCTCGAACGTGACCGCGGGGCCGATCCCCGTGCCAAACAGCAGCCAGAGGCCAATTGCGGTCCCAACGCCACGCGAGAGGATCGTCGCCAGTGCTGCCCCCTCGATACCGAGGCCCGTAAAGCCGGTTGCAGCCTGTAAGGTGGCTTCCAAGCCGCCGAGACCGAGCCACGTGAACAGCGGGTTGTTCGCGAATCCGAAGATGAAAAACGGATCCAAAAAGACGTTGAGGCCGACCGAGACGGCCATGACGAACATCGGGGTGCGCGTATCACCGTAGCCACGCATGAGCGCCGAGAAGACGAAAAAGCCGAACATCAGCGGGATGCCCATGAAGATGACTTCCATGTAGTCGGCCGCAAGCGGGATGACCGAGGCAGCCGTCTGGGCGTCGCTGGGGAGGATTTCGAGTGCCGGGCGGGTGTAGAAGAAGCCGACAACCCCGATGACGACCGATAGCAAGCTGACGAAGCTGACGGTCTGGCCGGTCACGAGGCCGGCCGACCGGTCGCCTTTCGCGCCGGTGTGCTGGGCGACGAGGATAGCGCCGGCGGTCGTGAACCCGCCCGCGACGGCGATCAGTAGGAAAATCAGCGGAAAGGCGAGGCTAATCGCACCGACGGCATCCGATGAGAGTCGCCCAAGCCAGAGTGTATCGGCGATGTTGTACGTTACCTGTAGGAGCTGGATAACGACGATCGGCCAGGCGAGAGAGACCAACGGGCGGACGAGTCCCCCCTCGGTGATCGAATCCGAAGAGCTCCCGTGGTCGTCCGGATCGTCGGCGTCGTCGGCAGGCGACTCTGCCGCCGGTGTCTCGGGTGGCGGACCGTCCGATTGCGAAGCGTCCGGCGGTGGGTCGCCATCGGCTGTCTCGGGCGCCGATGGGTCACCGTCGGCTGGAGGGTCAGTCACGCCCTAATCGAGGAGAGTTTGCGGGATTAACGTTGTGTTAGTGCCTCGATACTGGTGTCTTCGACACCGGCGTTTGACGACGCGACCCCCGATGTTAAAGTGTCTGACGACCCGTCGTTAACCGATGGCTGCTGAGCAGGTCGGCACGAACGTTCCACGCGGGGAGTTCGACTTCGATCGTCACTCCACGAGCGATCAGCACTTCGAGAACGCCCTCCGGAAGGCACGGGACCGCGACCGGTTGACCGTCGCGGACGCGATCGAATTACTCACGACTGGCTCTGAACACAACGGTATCGACCCCGAACGCAAAGAAGCCGTCCTAGAAGCGGCCGATCGCCGCAGAGCCGAGATAGTCGGCGAGGAGGTGACCGTCGTCGCGAACCTCAACAACAACGTCACGACCGCCTGTGATACGGGTTGTCTGTTCTGTAACTT
The sequence above is drawn from the Halorhabdus sp. CBA1104 genome and encodes:
- a CDS encoding sodium:calcium antiporter, with product MSTGGVLADIAIIALASGVIWLGSGWLEQASDRLAAYYGLPQVVQGAIVVAVGSSMPELATVVIAGLSGSLAIGVGGIVGSAIFNVLVIPGLAGLLTDDPIESNRTLVYKEAQFYMLAVSALLITFALGVIYYPAGDGLEGTITRPLALLPLALYGLYVFIQYQDTADHVPGEDGPVNVDPKRQWGWLGAGLLAIVGAVHFLVEAVSSLGVTFGVPEFLLGVTIVAGATSLPDSLVSVRAARANRPVASLANVLGSNTFDLLVAIPVGVLLVGEETIDFAMAVPMFGVLTVATIALFTVLRTDLSLSDREAIGLLGIYVLFVGWVILETLDVGIDLLPNT
- a CDS encoding MATE family efflux transporter, with translation MTDPPADGDPSAPETADGDPPPDASQSDGPPPETPAAESPADDADDPDDHGSSSDSITEGGLVRPLVSLAWPIVVIQLLQVTYNIADTLWLGRLSSDAVGAISLAFPLIFLLIAVAGGFTTAGAILVAQHTGAKGDRSAGLVTGQTVSFVSLLSVVIGVVGFFYTRPALEILPSDAQTAASVIPLAADYMEVIFMGIPLMFGFFVFSALMRGYGDTRTPMFVMAVSVGLNVFLDPFFIFGFANNPLFTWLGLGGLEATLQAATGFTGLGIEGAALATILSRGVGTAIGLWLLFGTGIGPAVTFEHLRPDFGVIEDIVRLGTPSMVEQSTSALAMITLTAMIVTFSPPIVAAYGLGNRLISLVFLPAMGLGRAIDTMVGQNLGADRADRASRATWLAAGTGAAVMTVVAVIAVLFTEPIIAVFMGDVPDAAATIANGVEYVQIRSVEFAFIGVSQVILGAFRGAGNTRTAMVISILTLWIGRVGSVYALVFVFEWGATGVWVGMALGNILGAVIGVAWFLRGTWKDRYIDEPAVEADESAV